A part of Variovorax sp. HW608 genomic DNA contains:
- a CDS encoding chromate resistance protein ChrB domain-containing protein: MNTTDPSWLLLIVSLPTSSATARMRVWRGLKGLGCAALRDGAHLLPARPEHEKALQELGDECLREGGSAWLMSVQPRSDEDAMAYRQLFDRSDDYAQLRKSWKESNRGLASMGPSELARLQRKLQREFDATRAIDFFPGDASAEAEAAWTDFDKRIETLLSPDEPHETEGRIPRLEIGDYQGRVWATRRRLWVDRVASAWLIRRFIDRDARFQWLARPSDCPKRALGFDFDGATFTHVGDRVTFETLLASFGLELDPALARLGVMVHALDVGGDPVPEAKGFEAVMAGARERLADDDALLAEMGTVLDSIYAHFQREAQRNNGNNEKAQTR; the protein is encoded by the coding sequence ATGAACACAACGGACCCATCGTGGTTATTGCTGATCGTCTCCTTGCCGACCTCGAGCGCGACGGCGCGCATGCGCGTCTGGCGCGGGCTCAAGGGGCTCGGCTGCGCGGCCTTGCGCGACGGCGCGCATCTGCTTCCTGCGCGGCCCGAGCACGAGAAGGCCCTGCAGGAACTCGGCGACGAGTGCCTGCGCGAAGGCGGAAGCGCCTGGCTGATGTCCGTGCAGCCTCGCTCCGACGAGGACGCCATGGCCTACCGCCAGCTGTTCGATCGCAGCGACGACTACGCGCAGCTGCGCAAGTCGTGGAAGGAGTCGAATCGCGGCCTCGCATCGATGGGCCCCTCGGAGCTCGCACGATTGCAGCGCAAGCTGCAGCGCGAATTCGATGCGACCCGGGCGATCGACTTCTTTCCCGGCGATGCGAGCGCCGAGGCGGAAGCGGCATGGACCGACTTCGACAAGCGCATCGAGACCCTGCTCTCGCCCGACGAGCCGCACGAGACGGAAGGCCGGATTCCCCGGCTCGAGATCGGCGACTACCAGGGCCGCGTCTGGGCCACGCGCCGTCGCCTGTGGGTCGATCGCGTCGCGAGCGCATGGCTGATCCGCCGATTCATCGACCGGGATGCCCGATTCCAGTGGCTTGCCAGGCCTTCGGACTGCCCGAAGCGTGCACTCGGCTTTGACTTCGACGGCGCCACCTTCACGCATGTGGGCGATCGGGTCACATTCGAAACGCTGCTGGCCAGCTTCGGACTGGAACTCGACCCGGCACTCGCGCGCCTCGGGGTCATGGTGCACGCGCTGGACGTGGGCGGCGATCCGGTGCCCGAAGCCAAAGGATTCGAAGCCGTGATGGCCGGTGCGCGCGAGCGCCTGGCCGACGACGACGCGCTGCTGGCCGAGATGGGCACGGTGCTGGATTCGATCTACGCGCACTTCCAGCGCGAAGCCCAGCGAAACAACGGAAACAACGAGAAAGCGCAAACACGATGA
- a CDS encoding Crp/Fnr family transcriptional regulator, whose translation MSSASDRLPQSLLDAIAPRGVTRAFPAHAILINEGDTTDSLYIVLSGRVKVYASSEDGREVVLTEYGPGEYFGELAIDGEKRSASIKALGPCTCRVVQGTDLRQFLVEQPDFAVHLTRKLIRMVRRLTDQVRSMALQDVYGRMVRVLTELSDPVGEERLMRNKLTQQDIADRIGASREMVNRVMKELTAGGYIGQRNGRMVILRKLPSAW comes from the coding sequence ATGAGTTCCGCCAGCGACCGCCTGCCGCAGTCCCTGCTCGACGCCATTGCGCCGCGTGGCGTGACCCGCGCTTTTCCCGCGCACGCGATCCTCATCAACGAGGGGGACACCACCGATTCGCTCTATATCGTTCTGAGTGGCCGCGTGAAGGTCTATGCGAGCTCCGAAGACGGTCGCGAAGTCGTGTTGACCGAGTACGGCCCCGGTGAATATTTCGGCGAGCTGGCCATCGACGGCGAGAAGCGCTCGGCATCGATCAAGGCGCTCGGCCCGTGCACCTGCCGCGTGGTGCAGGGCACCGATCTGCGGCAATTCCTGGTCGAGCAGCCGGACTTCGCGGTGCATCTCACGCGCAAGCTGATCCGCATGGTGCGCCGGCTCACCGACCAGGTGCGCAGCATGGCGCTGCAGGATGTCTACGGCCGCATGGTGCGGGTGCTGACGGAGCTTTCCGACCCGGTAGGCGAGGAGCGCCTGATGCGCAACAAGCTCACCCAGCAGGACATCGCGGACCGCATCGGCGCATCGCGCGAGATGGTCAACCGCGTGATGAAGGAGCTCACCGCCGGCGGCTACATCGGCCAGCGCAACGGTCGCATGGTGATTCTTCGCAAGCTGCCTTCGGCCTGGTGA
- a CDS encoding Cj0069 family protein, protein MAAPRPMSVALLYPGDRAARERSDPAESRFAALFAAFAAAGVAAEPAVYHDDFADEVAAQLRRVDAVLVWCNPIEGGRRRDRLDAVLREVAQAGVLVSSHPDTILRLGTKDVLVEVRDLPFGSDAVRVESLDQLAAGLPDRLRAGARVLKQYRGHSGIGVWRVEHVEGSPLLRVRHAQRGSEEERIDLPALLQRMAPYFEPANGGHMIDQAWQPRLVDGMVRAYLVEDRVTGFGHQAINALYPARPGEAAPAPGPRLYHDAELPQFQGLRRLLETQWIGQLRERAGLTRAELPLLWDCDFMFGEPAAGHAERFVLCEINVSSVSPFPPSCIEPLVRAVMARVALHAA, encoded by the coding sequence ATGGCCGCCCCGCGCCCGATGTCCGTGGCCTTGCTCTACCCAGGCGATCGCGCGGCGCGCGAGCGCAGCGATCCGGCCGAGAGCCGCTTCGCGGCGCTGTTCGCGGCTTTCGCGGCGGCCGGCGTGGCTGCGGAGCCGGCCGTCTACCACGACGATTTTGCCGATGAGGTGGCCGCCCAATTGCGGCGCGTCGACGCCGTGCTCGTCTGGTGCAACCCGATCGAGGGCGGCCGGCGGCGCGATCGGCTCGACGCCGTCCTGCGCGAGGTGGCGCAGGCGGGCGTCCTCGTCAGTAGCCATCCGGACACGATCCTGCGCCTGGGTACCAAGGATGTCCTGGTCGAGGTGCGCGACTTGCCGTTCGGCAGCGATGCGGTCCGGGTGGAGAGTCTGGATCAGCTCGCGGCCGGCTTGCCCGATCGCCTGCGCGCCGGGGCGCGGGTGCTCAAGCAGTACCGGGGGCACAGCGGCATCGGCGTGTGGCGGGTGGAGCACGTCGAGGGCTCGCCGCTGCTTCGCGTGCGGCATGCGCAGCGCGGCAGCGAGGAGGAGCGCATCGACCTGCCGGCATTGCTCCAGCGCATGGCGCCGTACTTCGAGCCCGCCAACGGCGGGCACATGATCGACCAGGCCTGGCAACCGCGCCTCGTCGACGGCATGGTGCGCGCCTATCTCGTCGAGGACCGCGTGACCGGCTTCGGTCACCAGGCGATCAATGCCCTCTATCCGGCGCGGCCGGGAGAGGCGGCGCCGGCGCCCGGGCCCAGGCTCTACCACGACGCGGAACTGCCGCAATTCCAGGGACTCAGGCGGCTGCTGGAAACGCAATGGATCGGGCAGCTCAGAGAGCGCGCGGGATTGACCCGCGCCGAGTTGCCGCTGCTGTGGGACTGCGACTTCATGTTCGGCGAGCCGGCGGCCGGGCATGCCGAACGCTTCGTGCTCTGCGAGATCAACGTCAGCAGCGTGTCGCCGTTCCCGCCGTCGTGCATCGAGCCGCTGGTCCGCGCCGTGATGGCGCGCGTTGCGTTGCACGCTGCCTGA
- a CDS encoding substrate-binding domain-containing protein, translated as MKKSILMVAGTLLAALLAALLAAAPAMAQKKTLAVVVKGLDNPFFTVLGDGCALWNKENASAEYTCLYTGPASSADEAGEVQIVEDLINKGVAGIAISPSNAPAMATMLKAKAPKMPIMTIDADLAASDRALRKTYLGTNNYDMGVLMAKHLKALNPKGGTVCMQLGNVAADNINARAAGFRDTISGKKGIDRLKGEGGWTEVAGCPLFTNDQIDLANQQMSDVFTKNPKLNAFILVGGWAQFGPQAYAQVTDQVMPKLKSKELIVIAGDTLPPQLDALKAGRSHAQIGQRPFEMGHRAPAVLIDLINGKQVADPLYTGLDECVPTNLDKCPAK; from the coding sequence ATGAAAAAGTCGATTCTCATGGTCGCAGGCACCCTGCTCGCCGCCCTCCTCGCCGCCCTCCTCGCCGCCGCGCCGGCCATGGCCCAGAAGAAGACGCTGGCCGTCGTCGTGAAGGGCCTGGACAACCCCTTCTTCACCGTGCTCGGCGACGGCTGCGCGCTCTGGAACAAGGAGAACGCCAGCGCCGAGTACACCTGCCTCTACACCGGCCCGGCATCGAGCGCCGACGAGGCAGGCGAAGTCCAGATCGTCGAGGACCTCATCAACAAGGGCGTCGCGGGCATCGCGATCTCGCCGTCGAACGCGCCGGCCATGGCGACGATGCTCAAGGCCAAGGCCCCGAAGATGCCGATCATGACGATCGACGCCGACCTCGCGGCTTCGGATCGAGCGCTGCGCAAGACCTACCTCGGCACCAACAACTACGACATGGGCGTGCTGATGGCCAAGCACCTGAAGGCGCTCAATCCCAAGGGCGGCACGGTGTGCATGCAGCTCGGCAATGTCGCGGCCGACAACATCAACGCGCGCGCGGCGGGCTTCCGCGACACCATCAGCGGCAAGAAGGGCATCGACCGGCTCAAGGGCGAAGGCGGCTGGACCGAGGTCGCCGGCTGTCCGCTCTTCACCAACGACCAGATCGACCTCGCGAACCAGCAGATGTCGGACGTGTTCACCAAGAACCCGAAGCTCAATGCCTTCATCCTCGTGGGCGGCTGGGCCCAGTTCGGCCCGCAGGCCTATGCGCAGGTGACCGACCAGGTGATGCCCAAGCTGAAGTCCAAGGAACTGATCGTCATCGCGGGCGACACGCTGCCGCCGCAGCTCGATGCGCTGAAGGCCGGGCGCAGCCATGCGCAGATCGGCCAGCGCCCGTTCGAGATGGGCCACCGCGCGCCGGCCGTGCTGATCGACCTGATCAACGGCAAGCAGGTCGCGGACCCGCTCTACACGGGCCTGGACGAATGCGTGCCGACCAACCTGGACAAGTGCCCGGCGAAGTGA
- a CDS encoding chromate transporter produces the protein MTEMNEMNEIKPSQPGYSLWQIARYMLALGTWGFGGPVALVGYMYRDLVERRHWISEGEYKEGMALAQLMPGPLAAQLAIYLGYVHYRLLGATLAGLAFVLPSFLMVVAIGAVYKAYGGIAWMQAVFYGVGAAVIGIIAMSAYKLTTKNIGKDKLLWAIFVVSAAVTVITQSEIVWIFLGAGVLVWLWRAPPKFLSGGTVNSVAAPLAAFFAIDALDWHKLGQIGAFFAYAGSFVFGSGLAIVPFLYGGVVQEHHWLTDRQFVDAVAVAMITPGPVVITTGFIGFLVAGFWGAVVAAAGTFIPCYLFTILPAPYFKKHGKRPGIVAFVDGVTAAAIGAISGAAIVIGQRSITDLPTAALALITVGVLWRFKKVPEPVVVVVAALAGLVLYPLAVHP, from the coding sequence ATGACCGAGATGAATGAGATGAACGAGATCAAGCCTTCGCAGCCCGGCTACTCGCTGTGGCAGATCGCGCGCTACATGCTCGCCCTGGGCACCTGGGGCTTCGGCGGGCCCGTGGCGCTGGTCGGCTACATGTATCGCGATCTCGTCGAGCGGCGCCACTGGATCTCGGAAGGCGAATACAAGGAAGGCATGGCCCTGGCGCAGCTGATGCCCGGCCCGCTCGCCGCGCAGCTCGCGATCTACCTCGGCTACGTGCACTACCGCCTGCTCGGTGCCACGCTGGCCGGCCTGGCCTTCGTGCTGCCTTCGTTTCTGATGGTCGTCGCCATCGGCGCGGTCTACAAGGCCTATGGCGGCATTGCGTGGATGCAAGCCGTGTTCTACGGCGTCGGTGCGGCCGTGATCGGGATCATCGCCATGAGCGCCTACAAGCTCACGACGAAGAACATCGGCAAGGACAAGCTGCTGTGGGCCATCTTCGTGGTGAGCGCGGCAGTCACGGTGATCACCCAGTCCGAGATCGTGTGGATCTTCCTCGGCGCCGGCGTCCTGGTCTGGCTGTGGCGCGCACCGCCGAAGTTTCTCTCCGGCGGCACCGTGAACAGCGTCGCAGCGCCGCTCGCGGCCTTCTTCGCGATCGACGCGCTGGACTGGCACAAGCTCGGCCAGATCGGGGCCTTCTTCGCCTATGCCGGCAGCTTCGTGTTCGGAAGCGGCCTGGCGATCGTGCCATTCCTCTACGGCGGCGTGGTCCAGGAGCACCACTGGCTGACGGACCGCCAGTTCGTCGATGCCGTGGCGGTCGCGATGATCACGCCCGGGCCGGTCGTCATCACCACAGGATTCATCGGCTTCCTGGTTGCCGGCTTCTGGGGTGCGGTGGTCGCGGCGGCCGGCACCTTCATCCCGTGCTACCTCTTCACCATCCTGCCCGCGCCGTACTTCAAGAAGCACGGCAAACGCCCCGGCATCGTGGCCTTCGTCGACGGTGTGACCGCCGCCGCCATCGGGGCGATCTCCGGAGCGGCGATCGTCATCGGCCAGCGATCGATCACCGATCTGCCGACGGCTGCCCTGGCACTGATCACCGTCGGTGTGCTGTGGCGCTTCAAGAAAGTACCGGAGCCCGTCGTGGTGGTTGTCGCCGCGCTGGCCGGGCTGGTGCTCTATCCGCTGGCCGTCCATCCATGA
- a CDS encoding ATP-binding cassette domain-containing protein, translating into MTGQVTGESTGQLAAPSVLELSRISKHFGAIQALCDVSLSLRAGEVVGLMGDNGAGKSTLVKIIAGNYPPSEGMVSMEGRKVVFHKPADAREEGIEIVYQDLALCDNLTAAENVYLGRELTFGLGPFKVLNYRAMFQRAGELFAELKSETRPRDLVRRMSGGQRQAVAIARTRLADPRIVLMDEPTAAISVRQIAEVLSLIRRLRDHGIAVVLISHRMPDVFAVADRIVVLRRGAKVADKPIAQSSPEEVTGLITGAIELA; encoded by the coding sequence GTGACCGGCCAAGTGACCGGCGAATCGACGGGCCAGCTTGCGGCGCCATCCGTGCTGGAGCTGTCCCGGATCTCCAAGCATTTCGGCGCGATCCAGGCGCTCTGCGACGTGTCCCTGTCGCTCAGGGCCGGCGAGGTCGTCGGCCTGATGGGCGACAACGGGGCCGGCAAGTCGACCCTGGTGAAGATCATCGCGGGCAACTACCCGCCGAGCGAAGGCATGGTGAGCATGGAAGGCCGCAAGGTGGTCTTCCACAAGCCCGCCGACGCACGCGAGGAAGGCATCGAGATCGTCTACCAGGACCTCGCGCTGTGCGACAACCTCACGGCCGCCGAGAACGTCTATCTCGGCCGCGAGCTGACCTTCGGCCTGGGCCCGTTCAAGGTGCTGAACTACCGCGCGATGTTCCAGCGCGCCGGCGAGCTCTTCGCCGAGTTGAAGTCGGAGACGAGGCCGCGCGACCTGGTGCGGCGCATGTCCGGCGGCCAGCGGCAGGCGGTCGCGATCGCGCGCACGCGGCTGGCCGACCCGCGCATCGTGCTGATGGACGAGCCGACCGCCGCGATCAGCGTGCGGCAGATCGCCGAGGTGCTGAGCCTGATCCGCCGCCTGCGCGACCACGGCATCGCGGTGGTGCTGATCAGCCACCGCATGCCGGACGTCTTCGCGGTCGCGGACCGCATCGTGGTGCTGCGGCGCGGCGCGAAGGTGGCCGACAAGCCGATCGCGCAGAGCTCGCCCGAAGAAGTGACCGGGCTGATCACCGGCGCCATCGAGCTTGCCTGA
- a CDS encoding MFS transporter, whose product MEPIEQRIISKISWRLLPLLMVSYFIAYLDRVNLGFAGASMSKDLGFSATVFGNAAGIFFIAYFLFEVPSNLALERFGARRWIARIMLTWGVLSMAQAWVGGATSFNVVRFLLGLAEAGFFPGVIFYLTLWFPAAYRARIVGWFMFAVPISTVIGSPISGYILNMDGFWGMRGWQWLFILEAIPAIVLTFVVLLYLPDRPKDAKWLSADEADWLQKKLDAERVHRESIHRISWKQALLNWKVISLGIVYMGITVPLYGLSFFLPQIIKGFGGLGNVEIGFINAFPYLVGSIAMVLWSRWSDARRERKLFLLIPLACIFVGLVAAAQISSPVPKMAAVTLAAAGIFSALPVFWTVPTALLSGVAAAAGIAWINSIGNLGGYIGPTIFGVLKDRMGNDFYAVLFLAALSVVAIALVLVVGHDQRAELGAEGARA is encoded by the coding sequence ATGGAACCCATCGAACAACGCATCATTTCGAAGATCAGCTGGCGGCTGCTGCCGCTCCTGATGGTCAGCTATTTCATCGCCTACCTCGACCGCGTGAACCTCGGCTTCGCCGGCGCGTCGATGTCGAAGGACCTGGGCTTCAGCGCCACCGTGTTCGGCAACGCGGCGGGAATTTTCTTCATCGCCTATTTCCTGTTCGAGGTGCCGAGCAACCTGGCGCTCGAGCGCTTCGGCGCGCGGCGCTGGATCGCGCGGATCATGCTCACCTGGGGCGTGCTCTCGATGGCGCAGGCCTGGGTCGGCGGCGCGACGAGCTTCAACGTCGTCAGATTCCTGCTGGGCCTGGCCGAGGCCGGCTTCTTTCCCGGCGTGATCTTCTACCTGACCCTGTGGTTTCCGGCTGCGTACCGCGCGCGCATCGTCGGCTGGTTCATGTTCGCGGTCCCGATCTCGACCGTCATCGGCTCCCCCATCTCCGGCTACATCCTCAATATGGACGGCTTCTGGGGCATGCGCGGCTGGCAGTGGCTCTTCATCCTCGAGGCGATACCGGCGATCGTGCTGACCTTCGTCGTGCTGCTGTATCTGCCCGATCGTCCGAAGGATGCGAAGTGGCTCTCGGCCGACGAAGCCGACTGGCTTCAGAAGAAGCTCGACGCCGAGCGGGTGCATCGCGAGTCGATCCACCGCATCTCGTGGAAGCAGGCATTGCTCAACTGGAAGGTGATCTCGCTGGGCATCGTCTACATGGGCATCACGGTGCCGCTCTATGGGCTCAGCTTCTTCCTGCCGCAGATCATCAAGGGCTTCGGCGGCCTCGGCAATGTCGAGATCGGCTTCATCAATGCGTTTCCGTATCTGGTCGGCTCGATCGCGATGGTGCTCTGGTCGCGCTGGTCCGACGCGCGGCGCGAGCGCAAGCTCTTTCTGCTGATTCCGCTGGCCTGCATCTTCGTGGGACTGGTGGCGGCAGCGCAGATCAGCTCGCCGGTGCCGAAGATGGCGGCGGTCACGCTGGCCGCCGCGGGCATCTTCTCGGCGCTGCCGGTGTTCTGGACCGTGCCGACCGCACTGCTGAGCGGCGTCGCGGCCGCCGCGGGCATCGCCTGGATCAACTCGATCGGCAACCTGGGTGGCTACATCGGGCCGACGATCTTCGGCGTGCTCAAGGACCGGATGGGCAACGACTTCTACGCGGTGCTGTTCCTCGCGGCGCTGTCGGTGGTGGCGATCGCGCTCGTGCTCGTGGTCGGCCACGACCAGCGCGCCGAACTGGGCGCCGAAGGCGCGCGAGCCTGA
- a CDS encoding ABC transporter permease encodes MAATLEEQIDRRAHGNWLGWLVSQQTFWVSVAAVVAFVALSLASDVFATQQNLFNVTRNFAFVAIIAIGMTAVIITGGIDLSVGAVLVLSGMVIGMTMHAGLSIWLAVPLALGVSLAVGAFNGLMIAYVGVPPFVVTLGVLSIARSLAMVLSNNRMVYEFGPDQPRLLALGGGFVNLSLPLMDPIRIPSPVIFLLVLLVIASIAFRWTRWGRHLYAIGGNERAATMTGVPVKPVKVSVYMFCSLCAGIAGILEVGWLGTVTTSLGQGMELSVIAASVIGGTNLAGGIGTAFGAVVGAALIEVIRNSLILLGISTFWQGTFVGSFIIVAVLFDRLRARGAND; translated from the coding sequence ATGGCCGCGACGCTCGAAGAACAGATCGACCGCCGCGCTCACGGCAACTGGCTCGGCTGGCTCGTGAGCCAGCAGACCTTCTGGGTCTCGGTGGCCGCGGTGGTGGCCTTCGTCGCGCTCTCGCTCGCCAGCGACGTGTTCGCGACGCAGCAGAACCTGTTCAACGTCACGCGCAACTTCGCCTTCGTCGCGATCATCGCGATCGGCATGACGGCCGTGATCATCACCGGCGGCATCGATCTCTCGGTGGGTGCAGTGCTGGTGCTCTCGGGCATGGTGATCGGCATGACGATGCATGCGGGCCTGTCGATCTGGCTGGCGGTTCCGCTGGCGCTCGGCGTGTCGCTGGCGGTGGGCGCATTCAACGGGCTCATGATCGCGTATGTCGGCGTGCCGCCGTTCGTGGTCACGCTGGGCGTGCTGTCGATCGCGCGCAGCCTCGCGATGGTGCTGTCGAACAACCGCATGGTGTACGAGTTCGGGCCCGACCAGCCCAGGCTGCTGGCGCTCGGCGGCGGCTTCGTCAACCTCTCGCTGCCGCTCATGGACCCGATACGGATTCCGAGTCCGGTGATCTTCCTCCTCGTGCTGCTGGTGATCGCCAGCATTGCCTTCCGCTGGACGCGATGGGGCCGCCATCTCTACGCCATCGGCGGCAACGAGCGCGCCGCGACGATGACCGGCGTGCCGGTGAAGCCGGTGAAGGTCAGCGTCTACATGTTCTGCAGCCTCTGCGCGGGGATCGCGGGCATCCTCGAAGTCGGATGGCTGGGCACGGTCACGACCAGCCTCGGGCAAGGCATGGAGCTGTCGGTGATCGCCGCGTCGGTGATCGGCGGCACCAACCTCGCCGGCGGCATCGGCACCGCGTTCGGCGCGGTGGTGGGCGCGGCGCTGATCGAAGTGATCCGAAACAGCCTGATCCTGCTCGGCATCAGCACCTTCTGGCAGGGGACCTTCGTCGGCAGCTTCATCATCGTCGCGGTGCTGTTCGACCGGCTGCGCGCACGCGGCGCGAACGACTGA
- a CDS encoding DMT family transporter: MNTLPAVRGGLLALLAATLFGVSTPFVQRAGTGLGPFSTAALLYAGAAVIGALLRQPVEREAAVRRSDLGRLALMALFGAGIGPVALAWGLQHTSGTSASLMLALEALFTAVLARLLYREVMDRRVWTAMLLLLAGGVALVLDRGLTGGMQGLGLLAVLGATAAWGVDNTLSRPLAERDPGQVVFGKSLLGATITTLLAIASGEPVPGWGAALGLLAIGASGYGLSLRLYLLAQRAFGAARTGSVFAFAPFIGALGAIALGDRSLSAGMAFGGVLMLAGVVLHLAESHGHEHAHDELEHEHAHSHDDGHHMHTHDPVPAGPHSHPHRHEPLQHSHPHVPDAHHTHEHP; the protein is encoded by the coding sequence ATGAACACCCTGCCCGCCGTCCGAGGCGGCCTCCTCGCGCTCCTGGCCGCGACGCTCTTCGGCGTCAGCACGCCCTTCGTCCAGCGTGCCGGCACCGGGCTCGGGCCTTTTTCGACCGCAGCGCTGCTCTATGCCGGCGCGGCCGTCATCGGCGCGCTGCTGCGCCAGCCGGTCGAACGCGAGGCGGCCGTGCGACGCAGCGATCTCGGCCGCCTGGCACTGATGGCGCTCTTCGGCGCCGGCATCGGACCGGTTGCGCTCGCCTGGGGTCTGCAGCACACGAGCGGCACCAGTGCCTCGCTCATGCTGGCACTCGAGGCGCTGTTCACCGCGGTGCTCGCCCGCCTCCTGTACCGCGAGGTGATGGATCGCCGCGTGTGGACGGCGATGCTCCTGCTGCTCGCCGGAGGCGTCGCGCTCGTGCTCGATCGGGGGCTGACCGGCGGCATGCAAGGGCTCGGCCTGCTCGCGGTGCTCGGCGCCACTGCCGCCTGGGGCGTCGACAACACGCTGTCGCGCCCGCTGGCAGAACGCGATCCCGGGCAAGTCGTGTTCGGCAAGTCCCTCCTGGGCGCGACGATCACCACCCTGCTGGCGATCGCGTCCGGCGAGCCGGTGCCCGGCTGGGGCGCCGCGCTCGGGCTGCTGGCGATCGGCGCGAGCGGCTACGGCCTGAGCCTGCGGCTTTACCTGCTGGCGCAGCGCGCGTTCGGCGCCGCGCGCACCGGCTCGGTCTTCGCGTTCGCCCCCTTCATCGGCGCCCTCGGCGCGATCGCGCTCGGCGACCGGTCGCTCAGTGCCGGCATGGCCTTCGGCGGCGTGCTGATGCTCGCGGGCGTCGTGCTGCATCTGGCGGAATCGCACGGCCACGAACACGCTCACGACGAACTCGAGCACGAGCATGCGCACTCGCATGACGACGGGCACCACATGCACACGCACGACCCGGTGCCCGCCGGCCCGCACAGTCACCCGCATCGCCACGAGCCCCTGCAGCATTCGCATCCGCATGTGCCGGATGCACACCACACGCACGAGCACCCGTAG
- a CDS encoding transporter, with the protein MTARLAGMALASLAFSGGVRAADDGDGAPPITPYRPSVSSPAQLPAPGQLELELGGQRRSDSQSLRNSAPYLLKLAFDDQWGVLVGGEAYVSQHGDIGRSQGVGDTVLTLKRAWVVDAATAFGMEFDVKLPTANDVIGSGKTDYTINTIFSRDLGPVHMDANLNATQLGQADPGSSRTQIGASTAFSTSLSGPWGLTGEVSGTHRNGADNGVQLLAALTFSPTRRLTFDVGVARAFRPRPAATSLFTGVVLPLARLW; encoded by the coding sequence ATGACGGCCCGCCTGGCGGGAATGGCACTGGCCTCGCTGGCCTTCTCCGGGGGCGTGCGCGCAGCCGATGACGGCGACGGCGCGCCGCCCATCACACCCTATCGGCCCTCGGTCTCCAGCCCCGCTCAGCTGCCTGCGCCGGGCCAGCTCGAACTCGAACTCGGCGGCCAGCGCAGGAGCGACAGCCAGTCCTTGCGCAACAGTGCGCCCTACCTCCTGAAGCTGGCCTTCGACGATCAGTGGGGCGTGCTCGTCGGCGGCGAGGCCTACGTCTCGCAGCACGGCGACATCGGCCGCTCGCAAGGCGTGGGCGACACCGTCCTGACCTTGAAGCGGGCATGGGTCGTGGACGCCGCGACGGCGTTCGGCATGGAGTTCGACGTCAAGCTGCCGACCGCCAACGACGTGATCGGCAGCGGCAAGACCGACTACACGATCAACACCATCTTCAGCCGCGACCTCGGACCGGTGCACATGGACGCCAATCTCAACGCAACGCAGCTGGGCCAGGCCGACCCCGGCAGCTCGCGCACGCAGATCGGCGCGTCGACTGCGTTCTCCACGTCGCTGTCAGGCCCCTGGGGGCTGACCGGCGAGGTCTCGGGCACTCACCGCAACGGCGCCGACAACGGCGTGCAGCTTCTTGCGGCGCTCACCTTCAGTCCCACGCGGCGACTGACTTTCGACGTGGGCGTCGCGCGCGCATTCCGGCCCCGGCCTGCGGCAACCTCGCTGTTCACCGGCGTCGTGCTGCCCCTGGCCCGGCTCTGGTGA